One stretch of Roseovarius mucosus DNA includes these proteins:
- a CDS encoding glutamine synthetase family protein yields the protein MTTTNIRQWLQERPEIESVFACVCDLNGAMRGKRLPIEKAKSIMDDGLRLPLSVLSVDIWGEDIENNELVFETGDSDGICEHTGRPIVMVNWTSRPSALVMFWMHTEDGSPFPGDPRHALSNIVQRYKARGLTPVVATELEFYLCDPREAQPRPPCSPVTGKRLDSDGALSLDELEHFDEFLNDVYDACHEQGIPADAAISENGAGQFEINMVHVADPLQAADDAVLFKRLVRGIARKHGMAATFMAKPYGDRSGSGFHVHFSLVDENGVNLFDNGGNTGTPLLLNAVGGLLETMHENTLTFAPHQNSYRRLLPGTHAPTGISWGYENRTAAIRIPGGNHKARRIEHRVAGADANPYLVLGSILGGALIGIEQGIAPCPPIDGDAYSQKLDHLPLDWATAIQAFRRGRHVQDIFSRRLQTMLVECKMQELKRFTRYVTDFEYDAYLESV from the coding sequence ATGACCACGACCAATATCCGCCAATGGCTTCAGGAACGGCCCGAAATCGAATCCGTCTTTGCCTGCGTCTGCGATCTCAACGGCGCGATGCGCGGCAAACGCCTGCCGATTGAAAAGGCCAAGTCGATCATGGACGACGGGCTGCGCCTGCCGCTCTCGGTGCTCAGCGTGGATATCTGGGGCGAGGATATCGAGAATAACGAACTGGTGTTCGAAACCGGCGACTCAGACGGTATCTGCGAACATACCGGGCGGCCCATCGTCATGGTGAACTGGACAAGCCGCCCCTCGGCGCTGGTGATGTTCTGGATGCACACCGAGGATGGCAGCCCCTTTCCCGGCGACCCGCGCCATGCGCTCTCCAATATCGTGCAGCGCTACAAGGCACGCGGTCTGACCCCCGTGGTGGCCACCGAACTCGAATTCTACCTCTGCGACCCGCGCGAGGCGCAGCCGCGCCCGCCCTGCTCGCCCGTGACCGGCAAACGGCTCGATTCCGACGGCGCGCTCTCCCTCGATGAGCTGGAACATTTCGACGAATTCCTCAACGACGTCTACGACGCCTGCCACGAACAGGGCATCCCCGCCGATGCCGCCATCTCCGAAAACGGCGCGGGCCAGTTTGAAATCAACATGGTTCATGTCGCCGATCCCCTACAGGCCGCCGATGATGCCGTTCTCTTCAAACGCCTCGTGCGCGGCATCGCGCGCAAACATGGCATGGCCGCTACCTTCATGGCGAAACCCTATGGCGACCGCTCGGGCAGCGGCTTTCACGTGCATTTCAGCCTTGTCGATGAAAACGGCGTCAACCTGTTTGACAATGGCGGTAATACCGGCACACCGCTCCTTCTCAATGCCGTGGGCGGGCTGCTGGAAACGATGCATGAAAACACGCTCACCTTCGCGCCGCACCAAAATTCCTATCGCCGCCTTCTGCCCGGCACCCATGCGCCCACTGGCATCTCTTGGGGCTATGAAAACCGCACGGCGGCGATCCGCATCCCCGGCGGCAACCACAAGGCGCGGCGCATCGAGCACCGCGTCGCGGGCGCCGATGCCAACCCGTACCTCGTGCTGGGCAGCATTCTGGGCGGCGCGCTCATCGGCATCGAACAGGGAATAGCACCCTGCCCGCCCATCGACGGCGACGCCTATAGCCAGAAACTCGACCACCTGCCACTCGACTGGGCCACCGCCATTCAGGCCTTTCGCCGGGGGCGGCATGTGCAGGACATCTTTTCCAGACGCCTGCAAACCATGCTGGTGGAATGCAAGATGCAGGAACTCAAACGCTTCACGCGCTACGTGACCGATTTCGAGTATGACGCCTATCTCGAAAGCGTGTGA
- the murJ gene encoding murein biosynthesis integral membrane protein MurJ gives MKPVRLLSGILTVGGWTLLSRLLGFVRDVLIASYIGPGAVMDAFVAAFRLPNMFRRFFAEGAFNAAFVPMFSKRLEAGDNPLGFAALACSGLSLVLLGLTGLCMVFMPALVWATAEGFVGDARFDLTVEFGRIVFPYIFFISLAALFSGMLNAAGHFAAAAAAPVLLNVLLIGTMSFAALTGGAVAQALVWTIPVAGVAQLALVWHATRRAGLSLPLVRPRWTPEMAQLVRIAIPAALAGGVVQINLVVGQLVASNTEKAVSWLYSADRLYQLPLGVVGIAVGIVLLPDLSRRLKAQDDVGARMALSRAGEIALALTIPCAVALIVIPIQLVSVLFERGAFGADDSAATALAVAIYGLGLPAFVLQKILQPLFFAREDTRSPFRYAVWAMAVNGVLAVGLAMLIGWIAAAIATTIAAWIMVVQLAAGARQFGEVARFDAQFRRRLWRICLASVLMGAVLWGAGVVLGPLFGMGGWRWLALLVLIAVGTLAYALFGQGLGAFRIQEIRGRLRR, from the coding sequence ATGAAACCTGTCCGCCTGCTTTCTGGCATTCTCACCGTTGGCGGTTGGACCCTGCTGAGCAGGCTTTTGGGGTTCGTCCGCGATGTGCTGATCGCGAGCTATATCGGCCCCGGCGCTGTAATGGATGCCTTTGTTGCAGCGTTTCGCCTGCCCAATATGTTTCGCCGGTTCTTTGCCGAAGGCGCGTTCAACGCGGCCTTTGTGCCGATGTTTTCCAAGCGGTTGGAGGCAGGCGATAACCCTTTGGGCTTTGCGGCGCTGGCCTGTTCGGGGCTTAGCCTTGTGCTTTTGGGGCTGACGGGGCTGTGCATGGTGTTCATGCCCGCGCTGGTCTGGGCCACGGCAGAGGGATTCGTGGGCGATGCGCGGTTCGACCTGACGGTCGAGTTTGGGCGGATCGTGTTTCCCTATATCTTTTTCATCTCATTGGCGGCGTTGTTTTCGGGGATGCTCAATGCGGCGGGGCATTTTGCGGCGGCGGCCGCCGCGCCGGTATTGCTGAATGTCTTGTTGATCGGCACGATGAGTTTTGCTGCCTTGACGGGCGGGGCGGTGGCGCAGGCGCTGGTCTGGACCATTCCGGTGGCTGGGGTCGCGCAATTGGCGCTGGTGTGGCATGCGACGCGACGGGCGGGGCTGAGCCTGCCCTTGGTGCGGCCCCGCTGGACGCCAGAGATGGCGCAACTGGTGCGGATTGCCATTCCGGCGGCTTTGGCGGGCGGGGTGGTGCAGATCAACCTTGTGGTCGGGCAATTGGTGGCCTCGAACACCGAAAAGGCGGTGAGCTGGCTTTATTCTGCGGACCGGCTCTATCAATTGCCCTTGGGGGTTGTGGGGATTGCGGTGGGCATTGTGCTGCTTCCTGATCTCTCGCGGCGGCTGAAGGCGCAGGATGATGTGGGCGCGCGCATGGCGCTGTCGCGGGCGGGCGAAATTGCCTTGGCGCTGACCATTCCCTGTGCCGTGGCGTTGATCGTGATCCCCATTCAACTGGTGTCGGTGCTGTTCGAGCGCGGGGCGTTTGGCGCGGATGACAGTGCCGCGACTGCCTTGGCGGTGGCGATTTACGGGTTGGGCCTGCCGGCGTTTGTGTTGCAAAAGATCCTGCAACCGCTGTTTTTCGCGCGCGAGGATACGCGCAGCCCGTTCCGCTATGCGGTTTGGGCGATGGCGGTGAATGGGGTTTTGGCGGTGGGGCTGGCGATGCTTATCGGCTGGATTGCGGCGGCGATTGCCACGACAATCGCGGCATGGATCATGGTGGTGCAACTGGCCGCCGGGGCGCGGCAGTTTGGCGAGGTGGCGCGGTTTGATGCGCAATTCCGGCGTCGGTTGTGGCGAATCTGTCTGGCCTCGGTGCTGATGGGGGCGGTGCTCTGGGGTGCGGGCGTGGTGCTTGGGCCGCTTTTCGGCATGGGGGGCTGGCGGTGGCTGGCGCTGTTGGTGCTGATCGCGGTGGGCACGCTGGCCTATGCGCTCTTTGGGCAAGGGCTGGGGGCGTTTCGGATACAGGAAATCCGGGGCAGGTTAAGGCGGTAA
- a CDS encoding rhomboid family intramembrane serine protease: protein MPDQGPPAPVNPLPPFLIALFLVIMGVEAAFTLGARGLVGGPDAVGWRAAAIQDYGFNGEILGWMLEHNAYPAEHLRRLLSYAFIHGSFTHALFAGVLLLAMGKFVSDVFRHWAVLVLFAVSTVVGAVIFGLVAPGRPWLIGAFPGVYGLIGGFTYIMWLRLGQMGTNQVRAFTLIGVLMGLQLVFGLLFGGNATWIADVSGFASGFLASFVLSPGGWSRLRAKLRHD, encoded by the coding sequence ATGCCCGACCAAGGACCACCCGCCCCCGTCAACCCCCTGCCGCCCTTCCTGATCGCCCTCTTTTTGGTGATCATGGGGGTCGAAGCCGCCTTTACCTTGGGCGCGCGCGGGCTTGTGGGCGGCCCAGATGCCGTGGGCTGGCGCGCGGCGGCGATTCAGGATTACGGCTTCAATGGCGAAATCCTTGGCTGGATGCTGGAACACAATGCCTATCCGGCGGAACATCTGCGCCGCTTGCTCAGCTATGCCTTCATCCATGGCAGCTTTACCCACGCGCTTTTCGCGGGCGTGCTGCTTCTGGCGATGGGTAAATTCGTCTCGGACGTGTTCCGTCACTGGGCGGTTCTGGTTCTCTTCGCGGTCAGCACAGTGGTGGGGGCCGTGATCTTTGGCCTTGTGGCACCGGGGCGGCCCTGGCTCATCGGGGCCTTTCCCGGCGTTTACGGCCTGATCGGCGGCTTTACCTATATCATGTGGCTCAGGCTGGGGCAGATGGGCACCAATCAGGTCCGGGCCTTCACCCTCATCGGCGTGCTGATGGGGCTGCAACTGGTGTTTGGCCTGTTGTTCGGCGGCAATGCCACTTGGATCGCCGATGTCAGTGGCTTTGCCAGCGGATTTCTGGCGTCCTTCGTGCTCAGCCCCGGCGGCTGGTCCCGCCTGCGGGCCAAGCTGCGTCACGACTGA
- the trpS gene encoding tryptophan--tRNA ligase, translating to MTEAAFTPRVFSGIQPSGNLHLGNYLGALKRFAEAQNKGIQTLYCMVDLHAITVWQNPADLARATRELAAGFIASGLDPAKSILFNQSQVAEHTQMAWVFNCVARMGWMQRMTQFKDKAGKNAQNASLGLFAYPALMAADILTYHATHVPVGEDQKQHLELTRDIAIKFNHDYGVEFFPIPEPVIEGAATRVMSLRDGSNKMSKSDPSDMSRINLTDDADTIAKKIRKAKTDPEPLPSEAAGLEGRPEARNLVNIYAALADMTVDQVMAEAGGKPFSEFKPMLADLAVDRIAPISTEMARLMQDLSEIDRILADGAARARTIAAPILRQTYEIMGMVGTREV from the coding sequence ATGACCGAGGCGGCCTTTACCCCCCGCGTGTTTTCGGGAATCCAGCCCTCGGGCAACCTGCATCTGGGCAATTACCTGGGTGCATTGAAGCGGTTTGCCGAGGCGCAGAACAAGGGCATCCAGACGCTCTATTGCATGGTAGACCTGCATGCGATCACGGTTTGGCAAAACCCGGCTGATCTGGCCCGTGCAACGCGGGAATTGGCGGCGGGGTTCATTGCCTCTGGTCTTGATCCGGCCAAGTCCATTCTCTTCAATCAGTCTCAGGTGGCCGAGCATACGCAAATGGCGTGGGTCTTTAACTGTGTGGCGCGCATGGGGTGGATGCAGCGCATGACGCAGTTCAAGGACAAGGCTGGCAAGAATGCGCAGAACGCCTCGCTTGGTCTGTTTGCCTATCCGGCGCTGATGGCCGCCGATATCCTGACCTATCACGCCACGCATGTGCCGGTGGGCGAGGATCAAAAGCAGCATCTGGAATTGACGCGCGACATTGCGATCAAGTTCAACCATGATTACGGCGTTGAGTTCTTTCCGATCCCCGAGCCGGTGATCGAAGGGGCGGCGACGCGGGTGATGTCCCTGCGCGACGGATCGAACAAGATGTCGAAATCTGATCCGTCGGATATGAGCCGCATCAATCTGACGGATGACGCCGACACCATCGCCAAGAAAATCCGCAAGGCCAAGACCGACCCCGAGCCGCTGCCCTCTGAGGCGGCGGGGCTGGAGGGGCGGCCAGAGGCGCGCAATCTGGTGAATATCTATGCAGCGCTGGCTGATATGACGGTGGATCAGGTGATGGCCGAGGCGGGCGGCAAGCCCTTTTCCGAGTTCAAGCCGATGCTGGCGGATCTGGCCGTTGACCGCATCGCGCCGATTTCCACGGAAATGGCGCGGCTGATGCAGGATCTGTCCGAGATTGACCGGATTTTGGCGGATGGTGCGGCGCGGGCGCGCACGATTGCCGCGCCGATCCTGCGCCAGACCTATGAGATCATGGGCATGGTCGGCACGCGCGAGGTGTGA
- a CDS encoding RNA pyrophosphohydrolase, translated as MTPEEIAKLPYRQCVGVMLVNAAGQVFVGQRIDNEVPAWQMPQGGIDKGESVTEAALRELWEETGVTADKVRVEAETTGWLTYDLPQEMVPRIWKGRYRGQEQKWVLMRFLGQDTDVNIATDHPEFSEWRWLPPSDLEANIVPFKRAVYSRVLDEFGALL; from the coding sequence ATGACGCCCGAAGAGATTGCGAAACTGCCCTATCGCCAGTGCGTGGGGGTGATGCTGGTCAATGCGGCGGGGCAGGTGTTTGTGGGCCAGCGGATCGACAATGAGGTTCCCGCCTGGCAGATGCCGCAGGGCGGGATCGACAAAGGCGAGAGCGTGACCGAAGCCGCCCTGCGCGAGTTGTGGGAAGAAACCGGCGTTACAGCGGACAAGGTGCGCGTTGAGGCGGAAACAACCGGCTGGCTGACTTATGATTTGCCGCAGGAGATGGTGCCGCGCATCTGGAAGGGGCGGTATCGGGGGCAAGAACAGAAATGGGTGCTGATGCGGTTTCTGGGCCAAGATACAGATGTGAATATCGCCACCGATCACCCGGAGTTTTCCGAATGGCGCTGGTTGCCGCCCAGTGATCTGGAGGCCAATATCGTGCCCTTCAAGCGCGCGGTTTATTCCCGTGTGCTGGACGAATTCGGGGCGTTGCTGTGA
- a CDS encoding error-prone DNA polymerase has translation MGLGISAAMPFAELSATSNFTFLTGASHPEEYIRHAAALGLSGVAIADVNSVAGIVRAHAAAREIAREVAARQALEARQGPIGPPAPQPAAPPDWANCPRLIPAARLVLREGIEITALPVDRGGWASLCRLISLGRQRAIKGACDLGLADVLAGAAGLHLLVHPAPGRAWQAQLLQLAARWGGSVALLLSPRYDGRDPARFERLAGLAARLGLPTVAAAAPILHRGYRRRLADVLSAIRLGVTVDRLGRHALRNAEQRLRSEEEMRRLFAGHEGAVSRAAALAARLDFSLDELRYEYPSEVAENETPAQRLRRLAEAGLEWRYPGGAPARVRGMMEHELALIAKLRYEPYFLTVHDVVAFARSRGILCQGRGSAANSVVCYCLGVTSVSPEIGTMVFERFVSEARDEPPDIDVDFEHERREEVIQWIYERYGRHRAGLCATVIHYRTKRAIREVGRAMGLSEDLLGAMTSQIWGHGGEGALEPARLAEIGLDPRDPRLARTLALIREIIGFPRHLSQHVGGFVITEGRLDELVPIENASMEGRTVICWDKDDIDALGILKVDVLALGMLTCIRKAFDLLGQHRGQAYSLATLPPEDAQVYEMLSRADSLGVFQVESRAQMNFLPRMRPRTFYDLVIQVAIIRPGPIQGDMVHPFIRRRNGEEAVSFPSDDLGRVLGKTLGVPLFQEQAMQIAIIGAGFTPEEADRLRRSLATFKKHGNVSEFRARFLRGMQANGYDSDFAERCFSQIEGFGSYGFPESHAASFAHLVYASAWLKCHHPAIFACALLNSQPMGFYAPAQIVRDVREHGVTLRPVCINASYWDNTIEPDSRGRLALRLGFRQIKGVAQDEADWIAAARGNGYVGPEDVWRRAGVAPAALTRLAEADVFAALGLSRRDALWQARAIGAERPLPLFARDIDGEGIVEPAAHLPAMTLGEEVVEDYTALRLSLRAHPLALLRHILTPPGL, from the coding sequence ATGGGTCTGGGAATCAGTGCCGCCATGCCCTTTGCCGAGCTTTCTGCCACGTCGAATTTCACCTTTCTCACCGGGGCGTCGCATCCTGAGGAGTATATCCGCCATGCCGCGGCGCTGGGCCTTTCGGGTGTGGCGATTGCCGATGTGAATTCGGTTGCGGGCATCGTGCGCGCCCATGCCGCAGCGCGCGAGATTGCGCGCGAGGTCGCCGCGCGGCAGGCACTGGAGGCACGGCAGGGGCCCATCGGGCCACCTGCGCCGCAGCCTGCAGCACCGCCCGATTGGGCCAATTGCCCGCGCCTCATTCCTGCGGCGCGGCTGGTGCTGCGCGAGGGGATCGAGATCACCGCCCTGCCGGTGGATCGTGGCGGCTGGGCCAGCCTTTGTCGCCTCATCAGCCTTGGGCGGCAGCGGGCGATAAAGGGCGCGTGCGATCTGGGGTTGGCGGATGTGCTGGCGGGGGCGGCGGGGCTGCATCTGTTGGTGCACCCGGCACCGGGGCGCGCGTGGCAGGCGCAGCTGCTGCAATTGGCGGCGCGCTGGGGGGGCTCTGTCGCGCTCTTGCTCAGCCCGCGCTATGACGGGCGCGATCCGGCGCGGTTCGAGCGGTTGGCGGGGCTGGCGGCGCGGCTGGGCCTGCCGACGGTGGCGGCGGCGGCACCGATCCTGCATCGCGGCTATCGCCGCCGTCTGGCCGATGTGCTGAGCGCGATCCGCCTGGGGGTGACGGTGGACCGGCTGGGCCGTCATGCGCTGCGCAATGCCGAACAGCGCCTGCGTTCAGAGGAGGAGATGCGCCGCCTTTTTGCGGGGCATGAGGGGGCGGTCAGCCGCGCCGCGGCACTGGCGGCGCGGCTGGATTTTTCGCTGGATGAATTGCGCTATGAATATCCCAGCGAGGTTGCCGAGAATGAGACCCCCGCGCAGCGGCTGCGGCGGTTGGCGGAGGCGGGGCTTGAGTGGCGCTATCCGGGCGGTGCACCCGCGCGGGTGCGTGGCATGATGGAGCATGAATTGGCCCTGATCGCCAAGCTGCGCTACGAGCCTTATTTCCTGACCGTGCATGACGTGGTTGCTTTTGCCCGCTCACGCGGCATCCTGTGCCAGGGGCGCGGATCGGCGGCCAATTCGGTGGTCTGCTATTGCCTTGGCGTGACCTCTGTCAGCCCCGAGATCGGCACGATGGTGTTCGAGCGCTTTGTCTCTGAGGCGCGCGACGAGCCGCCCGATATCGACGTGGATTTCGAGCATGAGCGCCGCGAGGAGGTGATCCAGTGGATCTATGAGCGTTACGGGCGGCATCGCGCGGGCCTTTGCGCCACGGTGATCCATTACCGCACCAAACGCGCCATCCGCGAGGTGGGCCGCGCCATGGGCCTGTCAGAGGATTTGCTGGGCGCGATGACCTCGCAGATCTGGGGGCATGGCGGTGAGGGCGCGCTGGAGCCGGCGCGCCTGGCCGAGATCGGGCTTGATCCGCGCGATCCGCGTCTGGCGCGAACGCTGGCGCTGATCCGCGAGATCATCGGCTTTCCCCGGCACCTGAGCCAGCATGTCGGCGGCTTTGTCATCACCGAGGGGCGGCTGGATGAATTGGTGCCCATCGAGAATGCCAGCATGGAGGGGCGCACGGTCATTTGCTGGGACAAGGATGACATCGACGCGCTGGGTATTCTCAAGGTCGATGTGCTGGCGCTGGGGATGCTGACCTGTATCCGCAAGGCCTTTGACCTTTTGGGGCAGCATCGCGGGCAGGCCTATAGTCTTGCAACCCTGCCGCCCGAGGACGCCCAAGTCTACGAGATGCTGAGCCGCGCCGACAGTCTGGGGGTCTTTCAGGTCGAAAGCCGGGCGCAGATGAATTTCCTGCCGCGCATGCGCCCGCGCACCTTTTACGATCTGGTGATTCAGGTGGCGATCATCCGGCCCGGCCCCATTCAGGGTGATATGGTGCATCCGTTCATCCGCCGTCGCAATGGCGAAGAGGCGGTCAGCTTTCCCTCGGATGATCTGGGCCGGGTGCTGGGCAAGACGCTGGGCGTGCCGCTGTTTCAGGAACAGGCGATGCAGATCGCCATCATCGGCGCGGGGTTCACCCCCGAAGAGGCGGACCGTTTGCGCCGGTCGCTCGCCACTTTCAAGAAGCACGGCAATGTCAGTGAATTTCGCGCGCGGTTTCTGCGTGGCATGCAGGCCAATGGCTATGACAGCGATTTCGCCGAACGTTGTTTTTCCCAGATCGAGGGCTTTGGCAGCTATGGGTTTCCCGAAAGCCATGCCGCCAGTTTCGCGCATCTGGTCTATGCGAGCGCCTGGCTCAAATGCCATCACCCGGCGATCTTTGCCTGTGCGCTGCTGAATTCGCAGCCGATGGGGTTTTATGCGCCCGCCCAGATCGTGCGGGATGTGCGCGAACATGGCGTGACGCTGCGCCCGGTCTGTATCAACGCCTCGTATTGGGACAATACCATCGAGCCGGACAGCCGGGGACGGTTGGCGCTGCGTCTGGGGTTTCGCCAGATCAAGGGCGTGGCGCAGGACGAGGCAGACTGGATCGCGGCGGCGCGGGGCAATGGCTATGTCGGCCCCGAGGATGTCTGGCGGCGGGCGGGGGTGGCCCCGGCGGCGCTGACACGTCTGGCCGAGGCGGATGTCTTTGCCGCGCTTGGGCTTTCGCGGCGCGACGCACTCTGGCAGGCGCGGGCGATTGGGGCAGAGCGGCCCTTGCCATTATTCGCGCGCGATATTGATGGAGAGGGGATTGTCGAGCCTGCGGCGCATCTGCCCGCCATGACGCTGGGCGAGGAGGTGGTCGAGGATTATACCGCCCTGCGCCTCAGCCTGCGGGCGCATCCGCTGGCGCTCTTGCGTCACATCCTGACGCCACCGGGACTGTAG
- a CDS encoding peroxiredoxin encodes MTLSSGDKLPDATLLKLGEKGPEAVDLKSLTAGRKVVIFAVPGAYTPTCSAAHVPSFIRTKAQFDAAGVDEIICVSVNDPFVMKAWGEATGATEAGITMLADAESAFTKAIGLDFDAPPAGLLARSKRYAMAVEDGTVTVLHVEESPGTCEVTAGESLLAAM; translated from the coding sequence ATGACCCTTTCTTCCGGCGACAAACTGCCCGATGCAACCCTTCTGAAACTGGGCGAAAAGGGCCCCGAAGCGGTCGATCTCAAGAGCCTGACCGCGGGCCGCAAGGTGGTGATCTTTGCTGTGCCCGGTGCCTATACGCCCACCTGTTCCGCGGCGCATGTCCCCAGCTTCATCCGCACCAAGGCGCAGTTCGACGCGGCAGGCGTGGATGAAATCATCTGCGTCTCGGTCAATGATCCCTTCGTGATGAAGGCCTGGGGCGAGGCCACCGGCGCCACAGAGGCCGGTATCACCATGCTCGCCGATGCCGAAAGCGCCTTCACCAAGGCCATCGGCCTTGATTTCGACGCGCCGCCCGCTGGCCTCTTGGCGCGCTCCAAGCGCTATGCAATGGCGGTCGAGGATGGCACCGTCACGGTGCTGCATGTCGAGGAAAGCCCCGGCACCTGCGAAGTGACCGCCGGCGAATCGCTGCTCGCGGCGATGTAA
- a CDS encoding NAD(P)/FAD-dependent oxidoreductase — translation MTGVVVIGAGQAGASLVAKLRSEGYDGPITLIGEEPVPPYQRPPLSKKYLLGDMALERLYLRPESYYAEAGIDLRLNARVTAIDRAAQEVVIGTERLGYAHLVLATGSRPRHLPAAIGGELGGVHVVRTLADVDAMAPGFVPGARVLIVGGGYIGLEAAAVAASRGMQVVLVEMAPRILQRVAAKETSDYFRALHGRHGVDIREGVGLERLLGDGQVNGARLTDGTEVAVDMVIVGVGIVPDTALAEAAGLAIDNGIAVDAQGRTSDPTIWAVGDCASFPHGEGRLRLESVPNAIDMADCVAGNILGAAVAYVPKPWFWSDQYDVKLQIAGLSTGYDRIVTRDGAASVSFWYFRGDQLLAVDAMNDPRAYMVGKRLIDAGKTADPAVVADAAADLKVLLG, via the coding sequence ATGACGGGTGTCGTGGTGATCGGAGCGGGGCAGGCGGGGGCCTCGCTGGTGGCAAAGCTGCGCAGTGAGGGCTATGATGGCCCCATCACGCTGATTGGCGAAGAGCCGGTGCCGCCCTATCAGCGCCCGCCCCTGTCCAAGAAATACCTGCTGGGCGATATGGCGCTGGAGCGGCTCTATCTGCGGCCCGAAAGCTATTATGCCGAAGCGGGTATTGATCTGCGCTTGAATGCGCGCGTCACGGCGATTGACCGCGCGGCGCAAGAGGTTGTCATCGGCACCGAGCGGCTGGGCTATGCGCATCTGGTGCTGGCCACGGGATCGCGCCCCCGCCACCTGCCTGCGGCGATTGGGGGGGAATTGGGGGGCGTGCATGTGGTGCGCACGCTGGCGGATGTGGATGCGATGGCACCGGGTTTCGTGCCGGGTGCGCGCGTGCTCATTGTGGGCGGCGGCTATATCGGGCTTGAGGCGGCGGCGGTCGCGGCCTCGCGCGGGATGCAGGTGGTATTGGTCGAGATGGCCCCGCGTATCTTGCAACGGGTGGCGGCCAAAGAGACTTCGGATTATTTCCGCGCGCTGCATGGGCGGCACGGGGTGGATATCCGCGAGGGTGTGGGATTGGAGCGTTTGCTGGGTGACGGGCAGGTAAACGGTGCGCGCCTGACCGATGGGACCGAGGTGGCCGTGGATATGGTGATTGTCGGCGTGGGGATCGTGCCCGATACCGCGCTGGCCGAGGCGGCGGGGCTGGCGATTGACAATGGCATCGCGGTAGATGCCCAAGGGCGCACGTCTGATCCCACAATCTGGGCCGTTGGCGATTGCGCGTCTTTTCCCCATGGCGAGGGGCGTTTGCGGCTCGAGAGCGTGCCCAATGCCATCGACATGGCCGATTGTGTGGCGGGCAATATCCTGGGGGCCGCTGTGGCCTATGTGCCCAAGCCGTGGTTCTGGTCGGATCAATATGATGTGAAGTTGCAGATTGCGGGGCTGAGCACCGGCTATGACCGGATCGTGACGCGCGATGGGGCGGCTTCGGTGTCGTTCTGGTATTTCCGGGGGGATCAGTTGCTGGCGGTGGACGCGATGAACGATCCACGCGCCTATATGGTGGGCAAGCGGTTGATTGATGCGGGCAAGACTGCTGATCCGGCGGTGGTCGCGGATGCGGCGGCCGATCTCAAGGTGTTGCTGGGGTGA
- the rsmD gene encoding 16S rRNA (guanine(966)-N(2))-methyltransferase RsmD has product MRIIGGAHRGRALASVGKGDVAAHLRPTSDRVREALFNVLAGGYGDPVTGARVLDLFAGTGALGLEALSRGAEAVSFIESGRKAQSLLRQNIALCRAEEETRVFPLDARKPGNNPMVPHDLVFLDPPYGKGLGEEALAAALEGGWISDGALIVWEESAAITPPEGMRMIEERRYGDTMIRFLERG; this is encoded by the coding sequence GTGAGGATCATCGGCGGGGCGCATCGCGGGCGGGCTTTGGCCAGTGTCGGCAAGGGCGATGTGGCGGCGCATTTGCGGCCCACGTCAGACCGGGTGCGCGAGGCGCTGTTCAACGTCTTGGCCGGGGGCTATGGCGATCCCGTGACGGGCGCGCGGGTGCTTGATCTTTTTGCGGGCACCGGGGCGCTTGGGCTTGAGGCGCTGTCGCGCGGGGCGGAGGCCGTGAGTTTCATCGAAAGCGGGCGCAAGGCGCAGTCGCTCTTGCGGCAAAACATTGCACTCTGCCGGGCCGAGGAGGAGACGCGCGTATTCCCTCTGGATGCGCGCAAGCCGGGGAATAATCCCATGGTGCCGCATGATCTGGTCTTTCTCGATCCGCCCTATGGCAAGGGGCTGGGCGAGGAGGCGCTGGCAGCGGCGCTGGAGGGGGGATGGATTTCTGACGGGGCGCTGATTGTCTGGGAGGAAAGTGCTGCAATCACCCCGCCTGAAGGGATGCGGATGATCGAAGAGCGGCGCTATGGCGATACGATGATCCGGTTTCTGGAGCGCGGGTAA